In a single window of the Candidatus Poribacteria bacterium genome:
- a CDS encoding DUF547 domain-containing protein: protein MTTKKHILIVCLLLLSVCSVIFLYHYRVEADSHSPQPMDDASFSHELFDQVLQAHVNEKGQVNYTKLKANPEKLIAYLDLLAFADPEELPYNERLTFWINAYNALVIKGVINHYPITSVRKVKLFNGFFSRLKFHVAGQMYTLDQIEHGIIRTEFVDPRVHFVLVCASSSCPPLWNRAYAAETLEERLETATFNFIRNPEQVRIDRSKRSVYVSKIFKWYDKDFKEGYDGVADFLADYLPPEDAEYLESTDVKLRYLDYDWTLNDQKQ, encoded by the coding sequence ATGACTACTAAAAAACATATCCTAATTGTATGCCTCTTACTCTTATCCGTATGTAGTGTAATTTTCCTCTATCACTACCGCGTCGAAGCGGATTCTCACAGCCCGCAACCGATGGATGACGCTTCATTTTCTCATGAACTGTTCGATCAGGTGCTGCAAGCGCATGTCAATGAAAAGGGACAGGTCAATTATACAAAACTGAAGGCGAACCCTGAAAAACTGATAGCGTATTTGGATTTATTGGCTTTTGCGGATCCAGAGGAGTTGCCCTATAATGAACGACTGACGTTCTGGATTAACGCTTACAACGCACTCGTCATTAAAGGCGTCATCAACCACTATCCGATAACGAGTGTCCGGAAGGTCAAACTCTTCAACGGTTTTTTTTCTCGCTTGAAGTTCCACGTTGCGGGTCAGATGTACACACTCGATCAAATTGAACACGGCATCATCCGCACAGAGTTTGTGGATCCGCGGGTGCACTTCGTCCTTGTATGCGCTTCGAGCAGCTGCCCCCCTTTATGGAACCGTGCCTATGCTGCCGAGACGCTTGAGGAGCGTCTTGAGACTGCAACGTTCAACTTTATTCGGAATCCTGAGCAGGTTAGGATTGATCGTTCAAAACGTAGCGTCTACGTCTCGAAAATTTTCAAATGGTATGACAAGGATTTCAAGGAAGGGTACGACGGCGTAGCGGATTTTCTCGCCGACTACCTGCCGCCTGAAGACGCAGAATATTTGGAATCGACGGATGTTAAGCTTCGCTATTTGGATTACGATTGGACACTAAACGACCAAAAACAATAA
- a CDS encoding Gfo/Idh/MocA family oxidoreductase, with amino-acid sequence MVNTAVIGYGYAGRAFHTYLVGLADGLNLYAIATRDAERREAAREAYSNVQMYQTIDEVIADDAVDLVVLATPHDTHAELSIKAMNAGKHVVTDKIMAMDTAEADTMIAASERNNVLLSVFHNRRWDWDYNTVRKIIDDGLLGTPYLFQVAIMRYGPPRGWRGVKSQSGGILYDWPAHFVDQALQLVTAPVESVYCDVHYNSRWDIDIGNYANLIIQFQNDVRYQIEISNLSKAEKPRWYIVGDLGGLIKYGLDPQEGPMVAGNIDAAQQDPENYAKVWTEVGGENRELVVESVQTTWKSYYQNIADVLNKGAELVVKPEEIRKIMQVYDAAMQSADTGEIVRL; translated from the coding sequence ATGGTAAATACAGCCGTTATTGGCTACGGATATGCTGGACGCGCTTTCCATACCTATCTCGTTGGTTTGGCAGATGGGCTGAATCTTTATGCCATTGCGACACGAGATGCCGAACGCCGTGAAGCCGCACGCGAGGCATATTCAAACGTACAGATGTATCAAACGATTGACGAAGTCATCGCAGATGACGCCGTTGATCTCGTTGTATTAGCCACACCGCACGATACACATGCTGAACTCTCTATCAAGGCGATGAACGCCGGGAAGCACGTCGTCACTGACAAAATCATGGCGATGGATACCGCCGAAGCGGACACGATGATTGCGGCGAGTGAGCGGAACAACGTCCTGCTCAGCGTGTTTCATAATCGCCGATGGGATTGGGATTACAACACCGTCAGAAAGATTATCGACGACGGTTTACTTGGAACGCCTTACCTCTTCCAAGTCGCGATTATGCGTTACGGACCGCCTCGCGGGTGGCGCGGCGTCAAAAGTCAGAGTGGCGGTATCCTTTACGACTGGCCCGCGCACTTCGTGGATCAGGCACTCCAACTCGTAACGGCACCCGTTGAATCTGTGTACTGCGATGTCCATTACAATTCGAGATGGGATATCGATATCGGCAACTACGCCAACCTCATTATTCAGTTTCAAAACGATGTGCGGTATCAGATTGAGATTAGCAACCTCTCGAAAGCGGAGAAACCGCGTTGGTATATCGTCGGAGATTTGGGTGGATTAATCAAATACGGCTTGGATCCACAGGAGGGACCGATGGTAGCCGGTAATATCGATGCCGCGCAGCAGGATCCCGAAAATTATGCCAAGGTCTGGACAGAAGTGGGAGGCGAGAACAGAGAACTCGTCGTTGAAAGCGTTCAGACGACATGGAAATCCTACTATCAGAACATTGCGGATGTATTGAACAAGGGTGCGGAATTGGTTGTCAAACCCGAGGAGATTCGCAAGATCATGCAGGTCTACGATGCAGCAATGCAATCTGCCGACACTGGAGAAATCGTGCGGCTATAG
- a CDS encoding carbon-nitrogen hydrolase family protein, protein MYESIKVSAISLKPTKWDKASNAEKLEAFFVEAAKDAPQLILATEGVLEGYVVMDVIDGRATPEAMLDIAEPLDGAYIHRFRRLARHLKTCLCFGFAERCETSSVYNSAVFIDANGEICGTYHKTQFAEGTHPSWNFNCIGETIRAFDTPFGRAGILICNDRWNPLIARTLVLDGAQFLLIPSYGSKGKSQNRTVLARARENGVPIVEANVGMNLIISKGEIVAYKWGNDQISTADIDIPVRPSTEAARRSEQAYLQSQGPEMEVRYRKTIARLK, encoded by the coding sequence ATGTATGAGTCGATCAAGGTCTCCGCAATTTCGTTGAAACCTACCAAATGGGATAAAGCCTCCAACGCTGAGAAGCTGGAGGCTTTCTTCGTTGAAGCAGCCAAGGACGCGCCACAGTTGATTTTGGCGACAGAGGGTGTCTTGGAGGGCTATGTCGTGATGGATGTCATCGACGGTAGAGCTACACCAGAGGCGATGCTTGACATCGCAGAACCGCTTGATGGGGCGTACATCCACCGATTCCGTCGGTTGGCACGCCACCTCAAAACCTGCCTCTGTTTCGGATTCGCGGAACGGTGCGAGACCTCTTCTGTCTACAACTCCGCTGTGTTTATCGATGCCAACGGTGAGATATGTGGCACCTATCACAAAACGCAGTTCGCCGAGGGAACGCATCCATCATGGAACTTCAATTGCATCGGCGAAACGATTCGCGCGTTTGATACGCCTTTCGGACGTGCTGGTATTTTGATCTGCAATGACAGATGGAATCCGCTAATCGCGCGGACACTGGTTTTAGACGGCGCACAGTTCCTCCTAATTCCCTCGTATGGTTCAAAGGGCAAGTCCCAGAATCGGACCGTGCTTGCCAGAGCGCGTGAAAATGGTGTACCGATTGTAGAGGCAAACGTCGGGATGAATCTCATCATCAGTAAAGGTGAGATTGTCGCCTACAAATGGGGTAACGACCAAATCAGCACAGCAGACATTGATATCCCAGTGCGCCCTTCAACCGAGGCGGCGCGCCGTTCGGAACAGGCGTACTTGCAATCTCAAGGACCTGAGATGGAGGTTCGTTATCGGAAGACCATCGCCCGTTTGAAATAA
- a CDS encoding DUF58 domain-containing protein, whose protein sequence is MLIPQFLKQLEPFHIRSSRSFRGKFRGERRSPNRGVGMEFADYRVYEPGDDLRHVDWNIYARLEKPFIKLFHADEGLSLALVIDNSRSMAFGSPTKLACAKQIAAALGYIALGHADSVAVYTCAERLSAALPAASSTSQFSRLTKVLTAIAAHGQTRLTECLRQLPMYQRHPCAVVILSDFLDPNGYEQGFKLITGRGFSLAAVHLMSPEEIDPQVYLENTPTGGDWLVEDAETGETRAITMNPETLSQYQNQQQTFCDILQRFCTDQGVGYAHLKSDMPIEPFILQELHRTGFIQRR, encoded by the coding sequence ATGCTTATACCGCAATTCCTGAAGCAACTTGAACCCTTCCACATTCGATCAAGTCGCTCGTTCCGAGGTAAATTCAGAGGCGAACGCCGAAGCCCAAACCGGGGTGTCGGTATGGAATTCGCTGACTATCGGGTCTATGAACCGGGTGACGATCTACGGCATGTCGATTGGAACATCTACGCCCGTTTGGAGAAACCCTTTATCAAACTCTTTCATGCGGATGAGGGACTCTCACTCGCACTCGTCATTGATAACAGTCGTTCTATGGCGTTTGGTTCACCTACCAAGCTGGCGTGTGCCAAACAGATCGCCGCGGCGTTAGGTTACATCGCTTTGGGACACGCCGATAGCGTTGCTGTTTATACCTGTGCCGAACGGCTCTCTGCAGCACTCCCCGCCGCATCGAGCACGTCACAATTTTCACGTCTCACAAAGGTTTTGACCGCAATTGCAGCACACGGACAAACGCGACTGACGGAATGTCTTAGGCAACTTCCAATGTATCAACGACACCCGTGCGCGGTTGTCATCCTTTCCGATTTTTTGGATCCGAATGGCTACGAACAGGGCTTCAAACTAATCACAGGACGCGGCTTCTCGCTCGCCGCTGTCCACCTGATGAGCCCGGAGGAGATAGACCCGCAGGTATACTTGGAAAACACACCTACTGGAGGGGACTGGTTGGTAGAGGATGCCGAAACCGGTGAAACGAGAGCTATTACAATGAATCCCGAAACGCTCTCGCAATACCAGAACCAACAACAGACATTTTGCGACATCTTGCAACGCTTCTGTACCGACCAGGGCGTTGGCTATGCGCACCTAAAGAGTGACATGCCTATAGAACCCTTTATCTTACAGGAACTACACAGAACCGGCTTTATCCAGAGGAGGTAA
- a CDS encoding O-acetyl-ADP-ribose deacetylase yields the protein MKTQIAQTDLELIQGDITKAPVDAIVNAANSALVGGGGVDGAIRRAGGDAIEQACAEIRAHEGGCPTGKAVITTGGNLYATYVIHTVGPVWQDGNSGEPELLASCYQESLRLAVENGVQSVAFPSISTGIFGYPTEKAALVALTAVETFVEQSDIAPASVQFVLFDEATYTCYADALHTLF from the coding sequence ATGAAAACGCAGATTGCACAAACCGACTTAGAACTCATCCAAGGGGATATAACCAAAGCACCGGTTGACGCTATCGTGAACGCCGCAAACAGTGCCCTTGTCGGCGGTGGTGGCGTGGATGGGGCAATACGTCGCGCCGGTGGCGATGCAATCGAGCAGGCTTGTGCGGAGATTCGTGCCCATGAAGGCGGCTGTCCTACCGGCAAAGCCGTGATTACCACTGGAGGTAATCTTTACGCAACATACGTGATTCACACCGTGGGACCCGTTTGGCAGGATGGGAATTCGGGTGAGCCTGAGTTGCTTGCGAGTTGTTATCAGGAGAGCCTCCGACTCGCAGTGGAAAACGGCGTTCAGAGCGTCGCTTTTCCTTCTATTAGTACCGGCATTTTTGGCTATCCGACAGAGAAGGCAGCACTCGTTGCGTTGACCGCGGTGGAAACTTTCGTGGAACAGAGCGATATCGCGCCAGCATCTGTTCAATTCGTTCTGTTTGATGAAGCGACGTATACATGCTATGCGGACGCGCTACACACCCTTTTTTAA